From the genome of Vicia villosa cultivar HV-30 ecotype Madison, WI linkage group LG2, Vvil1.0, whole genome shotgun sequence, one region includes:
- the LOC131650388 gene encoding uncharacterized protein LOC131650388: MDVSLLFPETHGLVKNSPNLNETSKNTGTVKAKSFAAMVSNNVCDIPLSQLPTPCLKGDRLAITIPEEEYALGVEACKHHLHGRVVWSKGSQPLTVVNLKSKLLELWPSIGKWGITSLGKGFFEFAFSSLEDVHRVRSVSAWNIPNGILKLFPWTKDFIPSTLKQTSAQVWIRIHGLSQEYWRPRILFSIASSIGTPICIDSASNKSAFERPFGHFVRILVDLDLTKELSYKILVERVGFAFFVDIEYEKIPEFCSFCNNIAHSITNCKRKEQVNGKSSTPVQKKDTSAYVPTGRVFTNGETSMAHRSPLHVEDGITEVEAQAQDEHLENIQTKDNNPVLEVATNELVVVPSNGNSLDNDGSSESEYVDATQMVNFVPETQLDERLKEQVTDFLKESWDNMADLDDPGVDLFQQKDFQLVTSKKRRNKKNSSASKTSPLAGPKNLTL, from the coding sequence ATGGATGTTTCGCTTCTCTTCCCGGAAACTCATGGGCTTGTCAAAAATTCACCCAACCTCAACGAAACTTCAAAGAACACCGGCACGGTGAAAGCTAAGTCTTTTGCTGCTATGGTCTCAAACAACGTTTGTGATATCCCCCTCAGTCAGCTCCCGACTCCTTGTCTTAAAGGGGATAGGCTTGCCATAACAATTCCGGAAGAAGAATATGCCCTGGGAGTCGAAGCTTGCAAGCATCATCTTCACGGAAGGGTGGTTTGGTCTAAAGGATCTCAACCTCTCACGGTCGTTAACTTAAAGAGCAAACTTTTGGAGTTATGGCCTTCTATTGGAAAATGGGGTATCACCTCTTTAGGTAAAGGCTTTTTTGAATTCGCTTTTTCTTCGTTAGAAGATGTTCACAGGGTTCGCTCGGTTAGTGCTTGGAATATACCTAATGGAATCCTTAAACtttttccttggacaaaggattTTATCCCTTCTACGCTTAAGCAAACTTCAGCGCAGGTGTGGATACGAATCCATGGATTATCTCAAGAGTATTGGAGACCAAGGATACTGTTTTCAATTGCCAGTAGCATTGGAACGCCGATTTGCATTGATTCTGCATCTAATAAATCGGCTTTCGAGCGCCCTTTTGGACATTTTGTTAGGATTCTGGTGGATTTGGATCTTACAAAAGAGCTCAGCTATAAAATTCTAGTGGAAAGGGTGGGTTTTGCCTTTTTTGTGGATATTGAATACGAAAAAATTCCGGAATTCTGCAGCTTCTGCAACAACATTGCACACTCTATTACAAACTGTAAAAGGAAAGAACAAGTAAATGGTAAGTCAAGTACCCCTGTTCAAAAGAAGGACACTTCTGCCTATGTTCCTACTGGGAGGGTTTTCACTAATGGGGAAACATCTATGGCACATAGGAGCCCTCTACATGTGGAGGATGGGATTACTGAAGTGGAGGCTCAGGCTCAAGATGAGCATTTGGAAAACATTCAGACTAAGGATAATAATCCGGTTCTGGAGGTGGCTACTAATGAATTAGTTGTTGTTCCCTCAAATGGTAATTCTTTGGACAATGATGGATCCTCTGAAAGTGAGTATGTTGATGCCACTCAAATGGTCAACTTTGTGCCTGAAACCCAGCTTGATGAAAGATTAAAGGAACAAGTAACTGACTTCTTGAAGGAATCGTGGGATAACATGGCTGACTTGGATGATCCAGGAGTCGATTTATTTCAACAGAAAGATTTTCAATTGGTCACCAGCAAAAAAAGAAGGAACAAAAAGAACAGCTCTGCTTCCAAAACCAGTCCGTTGGCTGGTCCCAAAAATCTTACCTTATGA